The genomic region CATTGCTAAGGCTTTTGATGAGCAAAGCCTTTTAGATGTTTCTTACGCTTTAGAGCAAGAATTAGATTTAAAGTTAGATTAAGGATAGAAAATGAGAATTTTACAAAGGGCTTTGACTTTTGAAGACGTGTTGATGGTGCCTAGAAAGTCCAGCGTTTTACCTAAAGATGTGAGCTTAAAGTCTCGCCTAACTAAAAACATTCGTTTGAATATCCCCTTTATTAGCGCGGCTATGGATACGGTTACAGAGCATAAAACCGCTATTGCTATGGCGCGCCTTGGGGGTATTGGCATCGTGCATAAAAACATGGATATTCAAACGCAAGTCAAAGAAATCACTAAGGTTAAAAAAAGCGAGAGTGGGGTGATTAATGATCCTATTTTTATCCATGCGCACAGGACGCTAGCGGACGCTAAAGTCATAACGGACAATTATAAGATTTCAGGCGTGCCTGTGGTAGATGATAAGGGGTTGTTGATTGGGATTTTAACCAACAGAGACGTGCGTTTTGAAACCGATTTGAGTAAAAAAGTGGGCGATGTGATGACTAAAATGCCTTTAGTTACCGCTCATGTGGGCATTAGTTTGGATGAAGCGAGCGATTTGATGCACAAGCATAAGATTGAAAAATTGCCCATTGTGGATAAAGATAATGTTTTAAAAGGCTTGATCACGATCAAGGACATTCAAAAACGCATTGAATACCCTGAGGCCAATAAAGATGATTTTGGGAGGTTGAGAGTGGGGGCGGCTATTGGAGTGGGGCAGTTGGATAGGGCTGAAATGTTAGTTAAAGCGGGGGTGGATGCGTTGGTGCTAGACAGCGCACATGGGCATTCAGCGAATATTTTACACACTTTAGAAGAGATTAAAAAAAGCTTGGTAGTGGATGTGATTGTGGGGAATGTGGTAACTAAAGAAGCCACAAGCGATTTAATTAGCGCGGGAGCGGACGCTATTAAAGTGGGTATTGGGCCAGGAAGCATTTGCACCACTAGGATTGTGGCCGGGGTGGGAATGCCTCAAGTGAGCGCGATTGATAATTGCGTAGAAGTGGCGTCTAAATTTGATATTCCTGTGATTGCAGATGGAGGGATTCGCTATTCAGGCGATGTGGCTAAGGCTTTGGCTTTGGGGGCATCAAGCGTGATGATAGGCTCTTTACTCGCTGGCACAGAAGAATCTCCAGGGGATTTTATGATTTACCAAGGGAGGCAATATAAAAGCTATAGGGGCATGGGCAGCATTGGGGCTATGACAAAAGGGAGCTCTGATAGGTATTTTCAAGAGGGCGTGGCGAGTGAAAAGTTAGTCCCAGAAGGCATTGAGGGGCGTGTGCCTTATCGTGGTAAGGTTTCGGATATGATTTTCCAATTAGTAGGGGGCGTGCGCTCTTCTATGGGGTATCAGGGGGCGAAAAATATTTTGGAATTGTATCAAAACGCTGAATTTGTAGAAATCACTAGCGCAGGATTAAAAGAAAGCCATGTGCATGGCGTGGATATCACTAAAGAAGCCCCTAATTATTATGGGTGAATTTTAAAAGAAAACAAGACAAATCGTTAGAAAACTCGTTAAAAAGCTTGATTTAATGAGTTTTTAAAACTTAATTGCTACAATTAAGGAAATTTTCAATAAGGCTTAGAGAAACTTTTTCATGGAACACAGAGTATTTACTATTGCTAATTTTTTTAGCTCCAATCATGATTTTATCACCGGGTTTTTTGTTGTTTTGACAGCGGTTTTGATGTTTTTAATCTCGCTTGGCGCGTCGCGCAAAATGCAAATGGTGCCTATGGGTTTGCAGAATGTGTATGAGAGCATCATTAGCGCGATTTTGAGCGTGGCTAAGGATATTATAGGCGAAGAATTAGCCCGCAAATACTTCCCCCTAGCTGGCACGATCGCTTTGTATGTCTTTTTTTCTAACATGATAGGCATTATTCCTGGCTTTGAATCCCCTACGGCTAGCTGGAGCTTTACGCTGGTTTTAGCGCTGATTGTGTTTTTTTATTACCATTTTGAAGGCATCAGAGTGCAGGGCTTTTTTAAGTATTTCGCTCATTTTGCAGGCCCTGTGAAGTGGCTCGCCCCTTTCATGTTCCCTATTGAGATCATCTCGCATTTTTCTAGGATCGTGTCTTTATCGTTTCGTTTGTTTGGGAATATCAAGGGCGATGACATGTTCTTGCTCATCATGCTTTTGTTAGTGCCTTGGGCGGTTCCTGTAGCGCCCTTTATGGTCTTGTTTTTTATGGGGATTTTACAAGCTTTTGTTTTTATGATCCTCACTTATGTGTATTTGGCAGGGGCTGTTTTAACCGATGAAGGGCATTAAACAAAGCGTCCTTGTTTGGCTTTGATATGGTGTTTTAAACTTTGCTTCATGGTAAAGCTTTTAAAAGGATAGGGGGGGTGGTTTTGAAACCATATTCCCCTTATCCCTTAATAACGCTTTTTAAAATTACCGCTTGCTTGTGTAAGTTCTATTTTATTATCAATACCCAATTTTAATAGCTTTTATAATTTTTTAAGCAATCATTAGATAAAATCTACCATACTTCTGTTTTGGATGTGTTTGGGTTTTAGAAGTGTTACTTTTTTATAACTTTTTCATATTCTTATGGGTATGTTGTCATTTTTTTACCGGAGAATTTTATCTTGAAAAACATTTATGTAGGGAATTTGGTTTATAGCGCTACCAGTGAGCAAGTCAAGGAGCTTTTCAGTCAATTTGGCAAAGTGTTTAATGTCAAACTGATCTATGACAGAGAAACGAAGAAACCTAAAGGTTTTGGCTTTGTAGAAATGCAAGAAGAGGGCGTTAGGGAAGCGATTGCTAAATTAGACAATACGGATTTTATGGGCAGAACGATTAGGGTAACCGAAGCCAATCCTAAAAAGTCTTAATCTTAAAGCATTAGAAAATTAGAAAATAGTTTTCTAATGTGCTCCATTCTCTTAATGCGTCTTATCTAGATCGCACATAGAAGCTAAAAGAGGCTATAAACTCTTTTGAAATCCATTTAAAAATTCAATCCATTCTAAAAAGCGGTTAAAAACTGGTTTTGTTCCAATCAAATAAGGACAACTTTAAAACGCTCGTTGGTATTTTTTACAATTTTTATTTATACAAACTGCCACCATTTCAAAAATTTAAAATGGAGTTCTCTCATTAGAGCGATTTTAGGGCTATAGGGTTCTTCTTTTCGCACTATCGTAGAGATTTGCTCATCATCAGCGATCACAAAAGGTTGTAACACCAGATTTTTCACGCCATGGATAAAAGTAGCGTCCATTATCGTATCCACAGGAACAACCCATTTTCGGCTGTGTTTCAAAAAAACTTTGGCAATCTTTGGCGTGATCACATAGCCTTGCGTCCCCACCCCATGGCTATAAGCCTTAATGATTCCCACACGCTCTTGTATCTCGTGGTTTTTATGGCTCAATGGCTCACTTTTTACACTGGCATCATACAACAAATGCAAGCGGATATAGCCTAACTCTTGGATGTGTTTTTCTAAAAAATCCAAGCCCTCTTTAAAATCCTCTTTCAAGGTTATATCGTCTTCTAAAATACAAATAGGCTCACCTAACTCTATGCATTTTTGCCACAAGGAATAATGGCTCGCATAGCACCCAAGTTCCCCCAAGCTCATAAACTTCGCATGGTATTTTAAAGCGTAATAAAACTTAGAAACCTCACTGATAGGATTGGTTGTAATCCCCCCCATGCCTTTGATGTTTTGCGTGATGAAATAAGGGTGTAAATGCTTTTTCACTAAGGGGTGCAACCCGCCTTCAAAAGTTTTAGAATAAATCGCATCAAAAATTTGTGCTTGGTGGTGGGTGGCATCGATGCTATTGAGTAAAGTCGTGGTGTCTCTAAAAACCAAACCAAATGTATCGCACACTTTTTGATTTAAAGAAATGATAAAAACACGCAAAGCTTAAACTCCCATAATTTTTAATAGAGTATATCGTTTTTAGGCTCTGTTTTACAATAAAACTCTTAAGAGAATAGGGGGTATTAAAATAATTCTCCCCCTACAGCCCCCAACTAAATCCCCACAACCCCCTAAGGAGCGCTTTTTTGATCAAACAAGTTCTTTTATTATATTGATTGTAAAAAATGTTTTGAGCGTTTTTAAATTTTGTGATCAATATTTAATCAAAACAAAGCAAGAGAACGAAATCGCATTGCAATTAAACAAAAAACTAAAATACATTACAAGCTTTGAAAATCCAATGAATGTTTGAAGTGAGAACTTATAACCCTAAATCTAGGGTTATAAGCTTGATTTAATGGTGTTCTAAATAAGAAATCACGCTTAAGGCTGCCGTAGCGCCATCGCTTGCAGCACAAACCACTTGCTTAGGGGCAAAAATGCGAATATCTCCTGCCGCAAACAAGCCCTGAACATTCGTCTTCATGGAAAAATCCACGACAACAGATCCGTATTCATCGCATTTGCATAGCATGGAGTTATCTTCTTGTTTCAACACGGCGTTATTCACATCATAACCCACAAAAATAAAAAATCCCGGCACAACCAATTCTCTTGTTTCGTTAGTGGCTGTGTTTTTAATGCTTAAAGAAGACACGCCAGAAGCATCGCCCTTGATTTCTTCTACCACATAAGGGGTTAAAAACTCAATCTTATCATTGTTTTTAGCATGCTCTAAAGTGATAGGTGCACACCTAAAACCATCTCTTCTGTGGATGAGATAGACTTTTTTGCAGATGTTGGCTAGATAAATCGCCTCTTCTACGGCGGTATCGCCCCCACCAAGCACCGCTACTTCCTTATTTTTGTAAAAGAAGCCATCGCATGTCGCACAAGTGCTCACGCCTTTACCCCAATATTCTGACTCGCCCTTGATGCCTGTGCGTTTAGGGCTACCACCGGTAGCGATGATCACGCTCTTAGCTTCAAAAGTCTTGCCGTCTTCTGCCAAAATAACAAAATGAGAGCCTTTTTTAGAAACCCTTTGAATAGCGGTCATTTCATGCTTTAAGCCAAAGCGGAAGCACTGCTCCTGCCATGGTTGCATGAAATCCAACCCGCTCACCACTTCCTTAACGCCCGGATAGTTTTCAATCTCACTACTGCCAGTGATTTGCCCCCCAGGCATTCCTTTCTCAAATAAAACGGCGTTTTTAACACCGCCTCTAGTGGCATAAAGCCCCGCACTCAAACCCGCAGGACCACCTCCAATAATCGCGCAATCTATCATGGCTACTAGCCTAGAAGTTTGTTCAATTGCTCTTTTAAAGCAACTTTAGTTTGCACGCCCACCAACTGATGAACGACTTCGCCATCTTTTGTGAATAAAAGCGTAGGAATGCTTCTAATCCCAAATTTCGCGCTCAATTCTTCTTGCTCATCGGTATTGACTTTACAAATCTTAGCCTTACCTTGATATTCGCTAGCTAATTCATCAATCACAGGGGATAGCATCTTGCAAGGACCACACCATGGCGCCCAAAAATCCACTAACGCAACCCCTTTTTTAATGGTGCTTTCAAAATTTTCTTCAGTTAATTCAATATAGTGACTCATTGGTTACTCCTAAATATTCTATGATTTTGATTAACGATGATCATATTATCTTAAGAATGTTAATGAAATCGCATGGGTTTTGGATAAAAATTTAAAAAGTGATATTTTCTAAAAGCTCAAATTTACCATTTTTCACAATGAGGGCGTCAATGCAAAAATCGCTGTTGGGATCTTTTTGAGACAAATAACAGCGGATCGTTTTGATCATCTTTCTTAATTTACTCGGCGTGATCGCATAAATGGGATCAAAATTTTCCCCACTTTTGACTTCAATGAAATGCAAAACCCCTTTTTTCAAAGCGATAATATCAATTTCGCCAAATTGTGAAAAGAAGTTCCTCTCCACCATTTCAAAGCCCAACGATTTTAAAAACCCGCAAGCCTCTTCTTCAGCCTTCAAGCCCTTTTCTCTATGTTTGTTGTTCAAAAAACGCATTCAATTTTCCAAACGGATCATTTTAGGGGTATCCAACACGCTTTGTAGATTTTCAAGCTCTTTAAGGGCGTTCAGCATAGACTTTTCGTTGGTGGTGTGCGTGGAAAATAAGATTTTAGCTTTGTTGGAATGCGG from Helicobacter pylori harbors:
- a CDS encoding IMP dehydrogenase — encoded protein: MRILQRALTFEDVLMVPRKSSVLPKDVSLKSRLTKNIRLNIPFISAAMDTVTEHKTAIAMARLGGIGIVHKNMDIQTQVKEITKVKKSESGVINDPIFIHAHRTLADAKVITDNYKISGVPVVDDKGLLIGILTNRDVRFETDLSKKVGDVMTKMPLVTAHVGISLDEASDLMHKHKIEKLPIVDKDNVLKGLITIKDIQKRIEYPEANKDDFGRLRVGAAIGVGQLDRAEMLVKAGVDALVLDSAHGHSANILHTLEEIKKSLVVDVIVGNVVTKEATSDLISAGADAIKVGIGPGSICTTRIVAGVGMPQVSAIDNCVEVASKFDIPVIADGGIRYSGDVAKALALGASSVMIGSLLAGTEESPGDFMIYQGRQYKSYRGMGSIGAMTKGSSDRYFQEGVASEKLVPEGIEGRVPYRGKVSDMIFQLVGGVRSSMGYQGAKNILELYQNAEFVEITSAGLKESHVHGVDITKEAPNYYG
- a CDS encoding ATP synthase subunit A, which gives rise to MEHRVFTIANFFSSNHDFITGFFVVLTAVLMFLISLGASRKMQMVPMGLQNVYESIISAILSVAKDIIGEELARKYFPLAGTIALYVFFSNMIGIIPGFESPTASWSFTLVLALIVFFYYHFEGIRVQGFFKYFAHFAGPVKWLAPFMFPIEIISHFSRIVSLSFRLFGNIKGDDMFLLIMLLLVPWAVPVAPFMVLFFMGILQAFVFMILTYVYLAGAVLTDEGH
- a CDS encoding RNA-binding protein, translating into MKNIYVGNLVYSATSEQVKELFSQFGKVFNVKLIYDRETKKPKGFGFVEMQEEGVREAIAKLDNTDFMGRTIRVTEANPKKS
- a CDS encoding glycosyltransferase family 25 protein codes for the protein MRVFIISLNQKVCDTFGLVFRDTTTLLNSIDATHHQAQIFDAIYSKTFEGGLHPLVKKHLHPYFITQNIKGMGGITTNPISEVSKFYYALKYHAKFMSLGELGCYASHYSLWQKCIELGEPICILEDDITLKEDFKEGLDFLEKHIQELGYIRLHLLYDASVKSEPLSHKNHEIQERVGIIKAYSHGVGTQGYVITPKIAKVFLKHSRKWVVPVDTIMDATFIHGVKNLVLQPFVIADDEQISTIVRKEEPYSPKIALMRELHFKFLKWWQFV
- the trxB gene encoding thioredoxin-disulfide reductase; its protein translation is MIDCAIIGGGPAGLSAGLYATRGGVKNAVLFEKGMPGGQITGSSEIENYPGVKEVVSGLDFMQPWQEQCFRFGLKHEMTAIQRVSKKGSHFVILAEDGKTFEAKSVIIATGGSPKRTGIKGESEYWGKGVSTCATCDGFFYKNKEVAVLGGGDTAVEEAIYLANICKKVYLIHRRDGFRCAPITLEHAKNNDKIEFLTPYVVEEIKGDASGVSSLSIKNTATNETRELVVPGFFIFVGYDVNNAVLKQEDNSMLCKCDEYGSVVVDFSMKTNVQGLFAAGDIRIFAPKQVVCAASDGATAALSVISYLEHH
- the trxA gene encoding thioredoxin, with the translated sequence MSHYIELTEENFESTIKKGVALVDFWAPWCGPCKMLSPVIDELASEYQGKAKICKVNTDEQEELSAKFGIRSIPTLLFTKDGEVVHQLVGVQTKVALKEQLNKLLG
- a CDS encoding YraN family protein — translated: MRFLNNKHREKGLKAEEEACGFLKSLGFEMVERNFFSQFGEIDIIALKKGVLHFIEVKSGENFDPIYAITPSKLRKMIKTIRCYLSQKDPNSDFCIDALIVKNGKFELLENITF